The Lutra lutra chromosome 10, mLutLut1.2, whole genome shotgun sequence genome contains a region encoding:
- the SCYL1 gene encoding N-terminal kinase-like protein isoform X2, translating to MWFFARDPVRDFPFELSPDPPEGGPPGPWVLHRGRKKATGSPVSIFVYDVKPGADEQTQVAKAAFKRLKTLRHPNILAYIDGLETDKCLHVVTEAVTPLKMYLKERAEAGGLKELELSWGLHQIVKALSFLVNDCSLIHNNVCMAAVFVDRAGEWKLGGLDYMYSSQGNGGGPPRKGVPELEQYDPPELADGSGRAVREKWSADMWRLGCLIWEVFNGSLPRAAALRNPGKIPKSLVPHYCELVGANPKVRPNPARFLQNCRAPGGFMNNRFVETNLFLEEIQIKEPAEKQKFFQELSKSLDSFPEDFCRHKVLPQLLTAFEFGSAGAVVLTPLFKVGKFLNAEEYQQKIIPVVVKMFSSTDRAMRIRLLQQMEQFIQYLDEPTVNTQIFPHVVHGFLDTNPAIREQTVKSMLLLAPKLNEANLNVELMKHFARLQAKDEQGPIRCNTTVCLGKIGSYLSASTRHRVLTSAFSRATKDPFAPSRVAGVLGFAATHNLYSMNDCAHKILPVLCGLTVDPEKSVRDQAFKAIRSFLSKLESVSEDPTQLAEVEKDVHAASSPGMGGAAASWAGWAVTGVSSLTSKLIRAHPAAAPAETNVPQRPTPEGLPAPAPTLVPATPATPGPWEMQEEGTDTADDSSAADRWDDEDWGSLEEAESVLVQQEDWSTGGQASRAGQTSSLDVKSPESDWSSWDVEGSWEQGWQDPSPPEPPPEGTRLASEYNWGGPEPSDKGDPFAALSARRETGAQLRPDSWGDDNWEGLETESRQGKAELARKKREERRREMEAKRAEKKAAKGPMKLGTRKLD from the exons ATGTGGTTCTTTGCCCGGGACCCGGTCCGGGACTTCCCGTTCGAGCTCAGCCCGGACCCTCCCGAGGGCGGCCCGCCCGGGCCCTGGGTCCTGCACCGCGGCCGCAAGAAG gccACAGGCAGCCCTGTGTCCATCTTCGTGTACGATGTGAAGCCCGGTGCCGACGAGCAGACCCAGGTGGCCAAAGCTGCCTTCAAGCGCCTCAAAACTCTCCGGCACCCCAACATTCTGGCCTACATCGATGGGCTGGAG ACAGACAAATGCCTCCATGTAGTGACAGAGGCAGTGACCCCACTGAAAATGTACCTCAAGGAGCGAGCTGAGGCCGGTGGCCTGAAGGAGCTGGAGCTCTCCTGGGGGCTACACCAGATTGTG AAAGCCCTCAGTTTCCTGGTCAATGACTGCAGCCTCATCCACAACAACGTCTGCATGGCCGCTGTGTTCGTGGACCGCGCCGGCGAGTGGAAGCTGGGGGGCCTGGACTACATGTATTCGTCCCAGGGCAATGGCGGGGGGCCCCCCCGGAAGGGGGTCCCCGAACTTGAGCAGTATGACCCCCCGGAGTTGGCTGATGGCAGTGGCAGAGCAGTCAGAGAGAAATG GTCAGCTGACATGTGGCGCTTGGGCTGCCTCATCTGGGAAGTCTTCAATGGGTCCCTACCTCGGGCGGCTGCCCTGCGCAATCCTGGGAAG ATCCCCAAATCGCTGGTGCCCCATTACTGCGAGCTAGTCGGCGCCAACCCCAAGGTGCGTCCCAATCCAGCCCGCTTCCTGCAGAACTGCCGGGCGCCGGGGGGCTTCATGAACAACCGCTTTGTGGAGACCAACCTCTTCTTGGAAGAGATCCAG ATCAAAGAGCCAGCTGAGAAGCAAAAGTTCTTCCAAGAGCTGAGCAAGAGCCTAGACTCCTTCCCCGAGGACTTCTGCCGGCACAAGGTGCTGCCCCAGCTGCTGACCGCCTTCGAGTTCGGCAGTGCCGGAGCTGTCGTCCTCACACCCCTCTTCAAG GTGGGCAAGTTTCTCAACGCTGAGGAGTACCAGCAGAAGATCATCCCTGTCGTGGTCAAGATGTTCTCGTCCACTGACCGGGCCATGCGCATCCGCCTCCTACAGCAG ATGGAACAGTTTATTCAGTACCTGGATGAGCCAACAGTCAACACACAGATCTTTCCCCACGTTGTACATGGCTTCCTGGACACTAACCCTGCCATCCGAGAGCAGACAGTCAAG tcCATGCTGCTCTTGGCCCCGAAGCTGAACGAGGCCAACCTCAACGTGGAGCTGATGAAGCACTTCGCCCGGCTGCAGGCCAAGGACGAGCAGGGCCCCATTCGCTGCAACACCACCGTCTGCCTGGGCAAGATCGGCTCCTACCTCAGTGCCAGT ACCAGGCACAGGGTCctcacctctgccttcagccggGCCACTAAGGACCCATTCGCACCTTCCCGGGTGGCGGGTGTCCTGGGCTTTGCGGCCACCCACAATCTCTACTCGATGAACGACTGTGCCCACAAGATCCTGCCTGTGCTCTGCGGCCTCACTGTGGATCCCGAGAAATCTGTGCGAGACCAG gCCTTCAAGGCCATTCGAAGCTTCCTGTCCAAACTGGAGTCTGTGTCCGAGGACCCCACCCAGCTGGCTGAAGTGG AGAAGGATGTCCACGCAGCATCCAGCCCCGGCATGGGAGGGGCGGCAGCCAGCTGGGCAGGCTGGGCTGTGACAGGGGTCTCCTCGCTCACCTCCAAGCTGATCCGTGCACACCCAGCAGCTGCCCCGGCTGAGACCAACGTCCCCCAGAGACCCACGCCTGAGG GACTTCCTGCCCCGGCCCCTACCCTCGTTCCTGCCACACCTGCaaccccaggcccctgggagaTGCAAGAGGAGGGCACAGACACGGCAGACGACAGCAGTGCTGCTGACAGATGGGACGATGAAGACTGGGGCAGCTTGGAG GAGGCCGAATCGGTGTTGGTCCAGCAGGAAGACTGGAGTACTGGGGGCCAGGCTAGCCGTGCTGGGCAG ACCAGCAGCCTGGATGTCAAATCCCCCGAGTCAGACTGGAGCAGCTGGGATGTGGAGGGCTCATGGGAGCAGGGCTGGCAGGACCCAAGTCCCCCAGAGCCACCCCCTGAGGGCACACGGCTGGCCAGTGAATATAACTGGGGTGGCCCGGAGCCCAGCGACAAAGGTGATCCCTTTGCTGCCCTATCGGCTCGACGGGAGACTGGTGCGCAG CTGAGACCGGATTCGTGGGGCGATGACAACTGGGAGGGTCTGGAGACAGAGAGCC ggCAAGGGAAGGCTGAGCTGGCCCGGAAGAAGCGTGAGGAGCGCAGGCGGGAGATGGAGGCCAAACGCGCGGAGAAGAAGGCAGCCAAGGGCCCCATGAAGCTGGGCACCCGGAAGCTGGACTGA
- the SCYL1 gene encoding N-terminal kinase-like protein isoform X1, translating to MWFFARDPVRDFPFELSPDPPEGGPPGPWVLHRGRKKATGSPVSIFVYDVKPGADEQTQVAKAAFKRLKTLRHPNILAYIDGLETDKCLHVVTEAVTPLKMYLKERAEAGGLKELELSWGLHQIVKALSFLVNDCSLIHNNVCMAAVFVDRAGEWKLGGLDYMYSSQGNGGGPPRKGVPELEQYDPPELADGSGRAVREKWSADMWRLGCLIWEVFNGSLPRAAALRNPGKIPKSLVPHYCELVGANPKVRPNPARFLQNCRAPGGFMNNRFVETNLFLEEIQIKEPAEKQKFFQELSKSLDSFPEDFCRHKVLPQLLTAFEFGSAGAVVLTPLFKVGKFLNAEEYQQKIIPVVVKMFSSTDRAMRIRLLQQMEQFIQYLDEPTVNTQIFPHVVHGFLDTNPAIREQTVKSMLLLAPKLNEANLNVELMKHFARLQAKDEQGPIRCNTTVCLGKIGSYLSASTRHRVLTSAFSRATKDPFAPSRVAGVLGFAATHNLYSMNDCAHKILPVLCGLTVDPEKSVRDQAFKAIRSFLSKLESVSEDPTQLAEVEKDVHAASSPGMGGAAASWAGWAVTGVSSLTSKLIRAHPAAAPAETNVPQRPTPEGLPAPAPTLVPATPATPGPWEMQEEGTDTADDSSAADRWDDEDWGSLEQEAESVLVQQEDWSTGGQASRAGQTSSLDVKSPESDWSSWDVEGSWEQGWQDPSPPEPPPEGTRLASEYNWGGPEPSDKGDPFAALSARRETGAQLRPDSWGDDNWEGLETESRQGKAELARKKREERRREMEAKRAEKKAAKGPMKLGTRKLD from the exons ATGTGGTTCTTTGCCCGGGACCCGGTCCGGGACTTCCCGTTCGAGCTCAGCCCGGACCCTCCCGAGGGCGGCCCGCCCGGGCCCTGGGTCCTGCACCGCGGCCGCAAGAAG gccACAGGCAGCCCTGTGTCCATCTTCGTGTACGATGTGAAGCCCGGTGCCGACGAGCAGACCCAGGTGGCCAAAGCTGCCTTCAAGCGCCTCAAAACTCTCCGGCACCCCAACATTCTGGCCTACATCGATGGGCTGGAG ACAGACAAATGCCTCCATGTAGTGACAGAGGCAGTGACCCCACTGAAAATGTACCTCAAGGAGCGAGCTGAGGCCGGTGGCCTGAAGGAGCTGGAGCTCTCCTGGGGGCTACACCAGATTGTG AAAGCCCTCAGTTTCCTGGTCAATGACTGCAGCCTCATCCACAACAACGTCTGCATGGCCGCTGTGTTCGTGGACCGCGCCGGCGAGTGGAAGCTGGGGGGCCTGGACTACATGTATTCGTCCCAGGGCAATGGCGGGGGGCCCCCCCGGAAGGGGGTCCCCGAACTTGAGCAGTATGACCCCCCGGAGTTGGCTGATGGCAGTGGCAGAGCAGTCAGAGAGAAATG GTCAGCTGACATGTGGCGCTTGGGCTGCCTCATCTGGGAAGTCTTCAATGGGTCCCTACCTCGGGCGGCTGCCCTGCGCAATCCTGGGAAG ATCCCCAAATCGCTGGTGCCCCATTACTGCGAGCTAGTCGGCGCCAACCCCAAGGTGCGTCCCAATCCAGCCCGCTTCCTGCAGAACTGCCGGGCGCCGGGGGGCTTCATGAACAACCGCTTTGTGGAGACCAACCTCTTCTTGGAAGAGATCCAG ATCAAAGAGCCAGCTGAGAAGCAAAAGTTCTTCCAAGAGCTGAGCAAGAGCCTAGACTCCTTCCCCGAGGACTTCTGCCGGCACAAGGTGCTGCCCCAGCTGCTGACCGCCTTCGAGTTCGGCAGTGCCGGAGCTGTCGTCCTCACACCCCTCTTCAAG GTGGGCAAGTTTCTCAACGCTGAGGAGTACCAGCAGAAGATCATCCCTGTCGTGGTCAAGATGTTCTCGTCCACTGACCGGGCCATGCGCATCCGCCTCCTACAGCAG ATGGAACAGTTTATTCAGTACCTGGATGAGCCAACAGTCAACACACAGATCTTTCCCCACGTTGTACATGGCTTCCTGGACACTAACCCTGCCATCCGAGAGCAGACAGTCAAG tcCATGCTGCTCTTGGCCCCGAAGCTGAACGAGGCCAACCTCAACGTGGAGCTGATGAAGCACTTCGCCCGGCTGCAGGCCAAGGACGAGCAGGGCCCCATTCGCTGCAACACCACCGTCTGCCTGGGCAAGATCGGCTCCTACCTCAGTGCCAGT ACCAGGCACAGGGTCctcacctctgccttcagccggGCCACTAAGGACCCATTCGCACCTTCCCGGGTGGCGGGTGTCCTGGGCTTTGCGGCCACCCACAATCTCTACTCGATGAACGACTGTGCCCACAAGATCCTGCCTGTGCTCTGCGGCCTCACTGTGGATCCCGAGAAATCTGTGCGAGACCAG gCCTTCAAGGCCATTCGAAGCTTCCTGTCCAAACTGGAGTCTGTGTCCGAGGACCCCACCCAGCTGGCTGAAGTGG AGAAGGATGTCCACGCAGCATCCAGCCCCGGCATGGGAGGGGCGGCAGCCAGCTGGGCAGGCTGGGCTGTGACAGGGGTCTCCTCGCTCACCTCCAAGCTGATCCGTGCACACCCAGCAGCTGCCCCGGCTGAGACCAACGTCCCCCAGAGACCCACGCCTGAGG GACTTCCTGCCCCGGCCCCTACCCTCGTTCCTGCCACACCTGCaaccccaggcccctgggagaTGCAAGAGGAGGGCACAGACACGGCAGACGACAGCAGTGCTGCTGACAGATGGGACGATGAAGACTGGGGCAGCTTGGAG CAGGAGGCCGAATCGGTGTTGGTCCAGCAGGAAGACTGGAGTACTGGGGGCCAGGCTAGCCGTGCTGGGCAG ACCAGCAGCCTGGATGTCAAATCCCCCGAGTCAGACTGGAGCAGCTGGGATGTGGAGGGCTCATGGGAGCAGGGCTGGCAGGACCCAAGTCCCCCAGAGCCACCCCCTGAGGGCACACGGCTGGCCAGTGAATATAACTGGGGTGGCCCGGAGCCCAGCGACAAAGGTGATCCCTTTGCTGCCCTATCGGCTCGACGGGAGACTGGTGCGCAG CTGAGACCGGATTCGTGGGGCGATGACAACTGGGAGGGTCTGGAGACAGAGAGCC ggCAAGGGAAGGCTGAGCTGGCCCGGAAGAAGCGTGAGGAGCGCAGGCGGGAGATGGAGGCCAAACGCGCGGAGAAGAAGGCAGCCAAGGGCCCCATGAAGCTGGGCACCCGGAAGCTGGACTGA